One genomic window of Moorella glycerini includes the following:
- a CDS encoding KOW domain-containing RNA-binding protein, with amino-acid sequence MEAKVMPAGELKVGQLVYSRAGRDQGRPFLVWQLAGPGRVYLVDGKLRRTSKPKLKNVLHVQAVNRVATAIAARLKQGEVVTDAEVRRAIAQLLETEQA; translated from the coding sequence GTGGAGGCGAAGGTTATGCCGGCAGGGGAACTAAAGGTGGGGCAACTGGTATATTCCCGGGCCGGGCGCGACCAGGGGCGACCTTTCCTGGTCTGGCAGCTGGCCGGGCCCGGCCGGGTTTACCTGGTTGACGGCAAGCTAAGGCGCACCAGTAAACCCAAACTGAAAAACGTCCTCCATGTCCAGGCGGTTAACCGGGTAGCGACGGCTATTGCCGCCCGGTTAAAACAGGGAGAAGTAGTTACCGATGCGGAAGTACGACGGGCTATTGCCCAGCTCTTAGAGACTGAGCAGGCTTGA
- the map gene encoding type I methionyl aminopeptidase, translating into MIILKSRREIALMREAGRIVARTLAKLKEHIIPGVTTAELDRIAEDYIRDNGAVPAFKGYQGFPASICASVNEEVVHGIPGLKQLAEGDIISIDIGAVKNGYVGDAAVTFPVGAIDAEKQHLLAVTEAALYEGIKQAVVGNRLTDISHAIQTYVERNGLSVVRDYVGHGIGRAMHEDPQVPNFGSPGYGPRLRVGMVLAIEPMVNAGTYEVYTLANRWTVVTRDKKPSAHFEHTVAVTDNGPEILTLL; encoded by the coding sequence ATGATTATTTTAAAGTCGCGCCGGGAAATAGCCCTGATGCGCGAGGCGGGACGGATCGTGGCCCGGACCCTGGCTAAACTCAAAGAGCATATCATCCCCGGGGTAACTACCGCCGAACTGGACCGGATTGCCGAGGATTATATCCGGGATAATGGTGCCGTGCCAGCCTTTAAGGGCTACCAGGGCTTCCCGGCCAGCATCTGCGCTTCTGTTAATGAAGAAGTCGTTCACGGCATCCCAGGTTTAAAGCAACTGGCAGAAGGGGATATTATTAGTATTGACATTGGCGCGGTAAAAAATGGTTACGTTGGTGATGCCGCGGTTACCTTTCCAGTTGGCGCTATTGACGCCGAGAAGCAGCATTTACTGGCAGTTACTGAAGCCGCCCTTTATGAAGGCATCAAACAGGCAGTCGTGGGCAACCGGCTGACTGATATATCCCATGCTATCCAGACTTATGTAGAGAGAAATGGCCTCTCGGTAGTCCGTGATTATGTAGGCCATGGTATAGGCCGGGCTATGCATGAAGATCCCCAGGTACCGAACTTTGGTTCCCCGGGTTATGGCCCCCGCCTGCGGGTGGGGATGGTCCTGGCCATTGAACCCATGGTTAATGCCGGTACCTATGAGGTTTATACCCTGGCCAATCGCTGGACAGTAGTGACCAGGGATAAGAAACCTTCGGCGCACTTTGAGCATACGGTAGCTGTGACGGATAATGGACCGGAAATCCTGACGTTACTCTAA